Proteins from a genomic interval of Bradyrhizobium sp. CCGB01:
- a CDS encoding S9 family peptidase → MTQAKTPSQPPVAPRRPHSFTRHGITVTDDYAWLKDEKWQEVLRDPAVLDPDIRKYLDEENVYTESLLGHTSSLQKTLVREMRSRIKEDDSSVPSPDGPFAYFRKFREGGQHELFGRMPRDGGDGHIVLDGDALAKDHKYFKFGGSRHSHDHKLQAWSADTKGSEYFSIRVRDWASGKDLDDVVEETDGGIVWAADCKSFFYVKLDDNHRPMQVWRHKLGTKQADDTLVYEEPDSGWFTHLHESTSGRFCVIAGGDHETSEQRLIDLAHPEAPPRLVAAREEGVQYSLTDRGDELYILTNADDAIDFKVVTAPLGAPERKNWRDLIPYRPGIYIIDLDLYAGHLVRLERANALPSIVIRDLASHDEHAIAFDEAAYSLDTMGSYEFETTNLRFAYSSMTTPSEVYDYDMVKRTRALRKRQEIPSGHNAADYVTTRIMAKAHDGAEVPVSILYRRGLKLDGSAPLLLYGYGSYGMAMPASFNANRLSLVDRGFVYAIAHIRGGADKGWGWYLDGKREKKTNSFDDFAASARALIAAKYTSAKRIVGHGGSAGGMLMGAVANRAGELFAGIVAEVPFVDVLNTMLDDTLPLTPPEWPEWGNPIESEKDFRTILSYSPYDNVAAKDYPAILAMGGLTDPRVTYWEPAKWIARLRATMSGGGPVLLRTNMGAGHGGASGRFDRLDEVAIVYAFALWAAGMAEAEV, encoded by the coding sequence GTGACACAAGCCAAGACCCCTTCCCAGCCCCCCGTTGCCCCGCGCCGGCCGCATTCCTTCACGCGGCACGGGATCACCGTGACCGACGATTACGCCTGGCTGAAGGACGAGAAATGGCAGGAGGTGCTGCGCGATCCCGCGGTGCTCGATCCCGACATCCGCAAATATCTGGACGAAGAGAACGTCTACACCGAGAGCCTGCTCGGCCATACCTCGTCCCTGCAGAAGACGCTGGTGCGCGAGATGCGCTCCCGGATCAAGGAAGACGATTCCAGCGTGCCGTCGCCGGACGGCCCGTTCGCCTATTTCCGCAAGTTTCGCGAGGGCGGGCAGCACGAGCTGTTCGGCCGCATGCCGCGCGACGGCGGCGACGGCCACATCGTGCTCGACGGCGATGCGCTCGCCAAGGACCATAAATATTTCAAGTTCGGCGGCAGCCGACACTCGCACGATCACAAGCTGCAGGCCTGGAGCGCGGACACCAAGGGCTCGGAGTATTTCTCGATCCGCGTCCGCGACTGGGCGAGCGGCAAGGATCTTGACGATGTGGTCGAGGAGACCGATGGCGGCATCGTCTGGGCCGCGGACTGCAAAAGCTTCTTCTATGTGAAGCTCGACGACAATCACCGGCCGATGCAGGTGTGGCGCCACAAGCTCGGCACGAAGCAGGCCGACGACACGCTGGTCTACGAGGAGCCGGATTCCGGCTGGTTCACCCATCTGCACGAGAGCACTAGCGGCCGCTTCTGCGTGATCGCGGGCGGCGACCACGAGACCTCCGAGCAGCGGCTGATCGACCTCGCCCACCCTGAGGCGCCGCCGCGCCTCGTCGCGGCACGCGAGGAGGGCGTGCAATATTCACTCACCGATCGCGGCGACGAGCTCTACATCCTCACCAATGCCGATGACGCCATCGACTTCAAGGTCGTCACCGCGCCGCTCGGCGCGCCCGAGCGCAAGAACTGGCGCGATCTGATCCCCTATCGTCCGGGCATCTACATCATCGACCTCGATCTCTATGCCGGCCATCTGGTGCGGCTGGAGCGCGCCAACGCGCTGCCGTCGATCGTGATCCGCGATCTCGCTAGCCATGACGAGCACGCCATCGCCTTCGACGAGGCCGCCTATTCGCTGGATACGATGGGCTCCTACGAATTCGAGACGACGAATTTGCGCTTCGCCTATTCGTCGATGACGACGCCGTCGGAAGTCTACGATTACGACATGGTCAAGCGCACGCGGGCCTTACGCAAGCGTCAGGAAATTCCGTCCGGCCACAACGCCGCCGACTACGTCACCACGCGCATCATGGCCAAAGCCCATGACGGCGCCGAGGTGCCGGTGTCGATCCTCTATCGCCGGGGATTGAAGCTCGACGGCTCGGCGCCGCTGCTGCTCTACGGCTACGGCTCCTATGGCATGGCGATGCCGGCCTCGTTCAACGCCAACCGCCTGTCGCTGGTCGACCGCGGCTTCGTCTACGCCATCGCCCATATCCGCGGCGGCGCCGACAAGGGCTGGGGCTGGTATCTCGACGGCAAGCGCGAGAAGAAGACGAATTCGTTCGACGATTTCGCCGCCAGCGCCCGCGCGCTGATCGCGGCGAAGTACACCAGCGCGAAACGCATCGTCGGCCATGGCGGCTCGGCCGGCGGCATGCTGATGGGCGCGGTGGCCAACCGCGCCGGCGAATTGTTCGCCGGCATCGTCGCGGAAGTGCCGTTCGTCGACGTGCTCAACACCATGCTCGACGACACGCTGCCGCTGACGCCGCCGGAATGGCCGGAATGGGGCAATCCGATCGAGAGCGAAAAGGATTTTCGCACGATCCTGTCCTACTCGCCCTACGACAATGTCGCGGCAAAGGACTATCCGGCGATCCTGGCGATGGGCGGCTTGACGGATCCACGCGTCACCTATTGGGAGCCCGCCAAATGGATCGCGCGCCTGCGCGCCACCATGAGCGGCGGCGGCCCGGTGTTACTCCGCACCAACATGGGTGCCGGCCATGGTGGCGCATCGGGGCGGTTTGATCGGCTGGATGAAGTCGCGATCGTCTATGCGTTCGCGCTATGGGCGGCGGGGATGGCGGAGGCTGAGGTGTAG
- a CDS encoding ribonuclease activity regulator RraA: MTKLSEATRNKLKSVSTATVATALFKRGLRIQMIQDVHPLGADQPTMVGEAFTLRYMPAREDLNTIDVFKDRSHPQRKAVEDCPPGAVLVMDSRKDARAASAGAILVTRLMKRGVAGVVTDGGFRDSAEIAKLGIPAYHHRPSAPTNLTLHQAIEINVPIGCGDAPVFPGDIILGDSDGVIVIPAHLADEIANETFEMTAFEDFVTEEVGKGRGIFGLYPATDPQTLTDFAEWRKKNGR; this comes from the coding sequence ATGACAAAACTTTCCGAAGCCACCCGCAACAAGCTCAAATCCGTCTCCACGGCCACCGTCGCCACCGCGCTGTTCAAGCGCGGCCTGCGCATCCAGATGATCCAGGATGTGCACCCGCTCGGTGCGGATCAGCCGACCATGGTCGGTGAGGCCTTCACGCTGCGCTACATGCCGGCGCGGGAAGATCTCAACACCATCGACGTCTTCAAGGATCGCTCCCATCCGCAGCGCAAGGCGGTCGAGGATTGCCCGCCCGGAGCCGTGCTGGTGATGGACAGCCGCAAGGACGCGCGCGCGGCCTCCGCCGGCGCGATCCTGGTGACGCGGCTGATGAAGCGTGGTGTCGCCGGCGTCGTCACAGACGGCGGCTTTCGCGATTCCGCCGAGATCGCCAAGCTCGGCATCCCCGCCTACCATCACCGCCCCTCGGCGCCGACGAATCTCACGCTGCACCAGGCGATCGAGATCAACGTGCCGATCGGCTGCGGCGATGCGCCGGTGTTTCCCGGCGATATCATCCTCGGCGACAGCGACGGCGTCATCGTGATCCCCGCGCATCTCGCCGACGAGATCGCCAACGAGACCTTTGAGATGACCGCGTTCGAGGACTTCGTCACGGAGGAAGTCGGCAAGGGCCGCGGCATCTTTGGTCTCTATCCGGCCACGGACCCGCAGACGCTGACCGATTTTGCGGAATGGCGGAAGAAGAACGGCCGCTAG
- a CDS encoding GntR family transcriptional regulator, whose protein sequence is MEAAQPSPRAAAKTAPRPAARLDRARQAAPQVFERLRNAIIALELPPGAPLSRAELAGQFGVSSTPVRDALMRLEEEGLVDVFPQHATVVSRIDISRAEQAHFLRQALELEIIRLLAGNHDAALVIRLDQAIALQQQFAKAGDFEAFMAGDNDFHAQLYAAAGKQDLWVLVRSRSGHIDRLRRLHLPSPGKAQNIVRHHKLITRAIEAGDADAAQQHLRKHLSGTLSELDKIRSHYPEYLTD, encoded by the coding sequence ATGGAAGCAGCCCAACCTTCGCCGCGCGCGGCCGCAAAAACCGCCCCGCGACCCGCCGCCCGGCTCGATCGCGCCCGCCAGGCCGCGCCGCAGGTGTTCGAGCGGCTGCGCAATGCGATCATCGCCCTGGAGCTGCCGCCGGGCGCGCCGCTGTCACGTGCCGAGCTTGCAGGCCAGTTCGGCGTCAGCTCAACACCGGTGCGCGATGCCTTGATGCGGCTCGAGGAAGAGGGTCTGGTCGACGTTTTCCCGCAGCACGCCACCGTGGTCAGCCGGATCGACATCAGCCGCGCCGAGCAGGCGCATTTCCTGCGTCAGGCACTGGAGCTGGAGATCATCCGCCTGCTTGCAGGCAACCACGACGCCGCACTGGTCATTCGCCTGGATCAAGCCATTGCGCTGCAACAGCAATTCGCCAAGGCTGGCGACTTCGAGGCCTTCATGGCCGGCGACAATGATTTTCACGCCCAGCTCTATGCTGCCGCCGGAAAACAGGACCTGTGGGTGCTGGTGCGCAGCCGCAGCGGACATATCGACCGCCTGCGCCGGCTGCATTTGCCCTCGCCCGGCAAGGCCCAGAACATCGTCCGCCACCACAAGCTGATCACGCGCGCGATCGAGGCCGGCGACGCCGATGCGGCGCAACAGCATCTGCGCAAGCATCTGTCGGGTACGCTGAGCGAGCTGGACAAGATCCGGAGCCACTATCCCGAATACCTGACCGATTAG
- a CDS encoding ABC transporter ATP-binding protein, giving the protein MALLDVNGVTLRYKTSSAVVTATERVSFTVDKSDRFVLLGPSGCGKSTLLKAVGGYMTPSEGRMTIGDREIHGPGADRMMIFQEFDQLLPWKSVLANVMFPLLTARKLSRKAAEAKARAYIEKVGLTRVVDAYPHTLSGGMKQRVAIARGMAMEPDILLMDEPFAALDALTRRTCQDELLQLWSETKFTVLFVTHSIAEAIRIGNRILLLSPHPGRVKAEVIDVDKVSNGDGSAGRLEKEIHDLLFASEATAH; this is encoded by the coding sequence ATGGCGCTGCTCGACGTCAATGGGGTGACGCTGCGCTACAAGACCTCCAGCGCCGTCGTCACCGCCACCGAAAGGGTGAGTTTCACCGTCGACAAGTCCGACCGCTTCGTGCTGCTCGGGCCGTCCGGCTGCGGCAAGTCGACCCTGCTCAAGGCCGTCGGCGGCTACATGACGCCGAGTGAGGGACGCATGACCATTGGCGATCGCGAGATCCACGGTCCCGGCGCCGACCGCATGATGATCTTCCAGGAGTTCGACCAGCTGCTGCCCTGGAAGAGCGTGCTGGCCAACGTGATGTTTCCGCTGCTGACCGCGCGAAAACTGTCGCGCAAGGCCGCCGAGGCGAAGGCGCGGGCCTATATCGAGAAGGTCGGCCTCACCCGCGTCGTCGATGCCTATCCGCATACGCTGTCGGGCGGCATGAAGCAGCGCGTTGCGATCGCGCGCGGTATGGCGATGGAGCCTGACATCCTGCTGATGGACGAGCCGTTCGCCGCGCTCGACGCGCTGACGCGCCGAACCTGCCAGGACGAGCTGCTCCAGCTCTGGAGCGAGACCAAATTCACCGTGCTGTTCGTGACGCATTCGATTGCGGAAGCAATCCGCATCGGCAACCGCATCCTGCTGCTGTCGCCGCATCCCGGCCGCGTCAAGGCCGAGGTGATCGACGTCGACAAGGTCTCCAATGGTGATGGCAGCGCCGGCCGGCTGGAGAAGGAGATCCACGATCTCCTGTTCGCCTCCGAAGCAACGGCGCATTGA
- the araD gene encoding L-arabinonate dehydratase, with protein MTKKKITPDQLRSARWFAPDDLRSFGHRSRTMQMGYAPEEWKDRPCIAILNTWSDAQPCHMHFKSRVDDVKRGILMAGGLPIELPALSLSESLLKPTTMLYRNLLAMDAEELLRSHPVDGVVLMGGCDKTTPALLLGATSMNIPAIYLPAGPMLRGNWKGKTLGSGSDGWKYWDERRAGKISDKDWLDIEAGIARSYGTCMTMGTASTMTAIAEAIGMTLPGASSIPAADANHIRMASECGRRIVEMVWEDLTPKTIQTRKAFENAIAVAMAMGCSTNAIIHLIAQARRAGLDIGLDDFEKASRKVPVIANVRPSGDAYLMEDFFYAGGLPALMGQIKQHLHLDCITVTGKTLGENIDGAEVHNADVIRSVDNPIYKEGALAVLKGNLAPDGCVIKPSACAPRFLKHTGPALVFDDYPSMKKAVDDPNLDVTEDHILILRNAGPQGGPGMPEWGMLPIPTKLVKQGVRDMVRISDARMSGTSYGACILHVSPESYIGGPLALVQNGDRITLDVAARTINLDVPEAELDKRRAAWKQPERRFERGYGWMFTKHIKQANDGCDFDFLETDFGAPIGEPSIY; from the coding sequence ATGACCAAGAAGAAAATCACGCCCGACCAGCTCCGCAGCGCGCGCTGGTTTGCGCCCGACGATCTGCGCTCGTTCGGCCACCGCTCCCGCACCATGCAGATGGGCTACGCCCCGGAGGAGTGGAAGGACCGGCCGTGCATCGCGATCCTCAACACCTGGTCGGACGCCCAGCCCTGCCACATGCACTTCAAGTCGCGCGTCGACGACGTCAAGCGCGGCATCCTGATGGCCGGCGGCCTGCCGATCGAGCTGCCGGCACTGTCGCTGTCGGAATCGCTGCTCAAGCCGACCACCATGCTCTATCGAAACCTGCTCGCCATGGACGCGGAGGAGCTGCTGCGCAGCCATCCCGTCGACGGCGTGGTGCTGATGGGCGGCTGCGACAAGACCACGCCGGCGCTGTTGTTAGGGGCGACCTCGATGAACATCCCGGCGATCTATCTGCCGGCCGGTCCCATGCTGCGCGGCAACTGGAAGGGCAAGACGCTCGGCTCCGGCTCGGACGGCTGGAAATATTGGGATGAGCGGCGCGCCGGAAAGATCTCTGACAAGGACTGGCTCGACATCGAGGCCGGCATCGCGCGCAGCTACGGCACCTGCATGACCATGGGCACGGCCTCGACCATGACCGCGATTGCGGAAGCGATCGGCATGACGCTGCCGGGCGCCTCCTCGATTCCCGCGGCTGACGCCAACCATATCCGCATGGCCAGCGAATGCGGCCGCCGCATCGTCGAGATGGTGTGGGAGGATCTGACGCCGAAGACGATCCAGACGCGCAAGGCGTTCGAGAACGCCATTGCGGTCGCGATGGCGATGGGCTGCTCGACCAACGCGATCATCCATTTGATCGCGCAGGCCCGCCGCGCCGGCCTCGACATCGGCCTCGACGATTTCGAGAAGGCCTCCCGCAAGGTGCCTGTGATTGCCAACGTCCGTCCGAGCGGCGATGCCTATCTGATGGAGGACTTCTTCTACGCTGGCGGCCTGCCGGCGCTGATGGGTCAGATCAAGCAGCATCTGCATCTCGATTGCATCACCGTCACAGGCAAGACTCTCGGTGAGAACATCGACGGCGCCGAGGTGCACAATGCCGACGTGATCCGCTCGGTCGACAATCCCATCTACAAGGAAGGCGCGCTCGCCGTGCTCAAGGGCAATCTCGCGCCAGACGGCTGCGTCATCAAGCCGAGCGCCTGCGCGCCGCGTTTCCTCAAGCACACCGGCCCCGCGCTGGTGTTCGACGACTACCCCTCGATGAAGAAGGCGGTCGACGATCCCAACCTCGACGTCACCGAGGATCATATCCTCATTCTGCGCAATGCCGGGCCGCAGGGCGGGCCGGGCATGCCGGAATGGGGCATGCTGCCGATCCCGACCAAGCTCGTGAAGCAGGGCGTGCGCGACATGGTGCGCATCTCGGACGCGCGCATGAGCGGCACCAGCTACGGCGCCTGCATCCTGCACGTCTCGCCCGAGTCCTACATCGGCGGCCCGCTGGCGCTGGTGCAGAACGGCGACCGCATCACGCTCGACGTCGCCGCGCGCACCATCAATCTCGACGTCCCCGAGGCTGAGCTGGACAAGCGCCGCGCCGCCTGGAAGCAGCCCGAGCGCCGCTTCGAGCGCGGCTATGGCTGGATGTTCACCAAGCACATCAAGCAGGCCAATGACGGCTGCGACTTCGACTTCCTCGAGACCGACTTCGGTGCGCCGATCGGCGAGCCGTCGATTTACTAG
- a CDS encoding response regulator, with the protein MANILIVDDDPAVQITIRLILERAGHQVTVAGDGHKGLALVGASRFDLLFLDIFMPGMDGLETMRHIRVLQPTLPIVVISGRSITPDAYAEPDFLKMATKLGAVASLQKPFRPDALLAAVDGCLASAPRSDAGACGR; encoded by the coding sequence GTGGCCAACATCCTGATTGTGGATGACGATCCGGCCGTGCAGATCACGATCCGGCTGATCCTGGAGAGAGCGGGTCACCAAGTCACCGTCGCCGGCGATGGCCACAAGGGACTTGCGCTGGTCGGGGCGAGCCGGTTCGACCTCCTGTTCCTCGACATATTCATGCCCGGCATGGACGGACTGGAGACGATGCGCCACATCCGGGTGCTGCAACCGACCCTTCCGATCGTCGTGATTTCCGGCCGGTCCATCACGCCGGACGCCTATGCCGAGCCGGACTTTCTGAAGATGGCGACCAAGCTTGGCGCGGTGGCAAGCCTGCAGAAGCCGTTCCGGCCGGATGCGCTGCTCGCCGCTGTCGATGGCTGCCTCGCATCCGCGCCGCGATCCGATGCCGGCGCCTGCGGCCGATGA
- a CDS encoding ABC transporter permease, whose amino-acid sequence MGEATILLREAPATAAGGAGEVERKLSVLELLWNDGFVRKTVIILFLAAVWEAYGLYLDNPLLFPTLHDTIVTLYDRVKDGTIPMRAWTSLKVLFMGYSAGIVLAAIFTVLAISTRIGTDFLETVTAMFNPLPAIALLPLALIWFGLGNGSLVFVLIHSVLWPVALNTHSGFKSVSNTLRMVGRNYGLRGLPYVAKILIPAAFGSILTGLKIGWAFAWRTLIAAELVFGVSSGQGGLGWFIFENRNLLDIPAVFAGLLTVIIIGLFVENLIFRAIERNTVQKWGTQS is encoded by the coding sequence ATGGGCGAAGCGACAATTTTGCTGCGTGAGGCGCCGGCTACCGCCGCTGGCGGCGCAGGCGAGGTCGAACGCAAGCTGAGTGTGCTCGAGCTGCTGTGGAACGACGGTTTTGTCCGCAAGACCGTCATCATCCTGTTCCTGGCAGCGGTCTGGGAGGCCTACGGCCTCTATCTCGACAATCCCCTGCTGTTTCCGACGCTGCACGACACGATCGTGACGCTGTACGATCGCGTCAAGGACGGCACCATTCCGATGCGGGCCTGGACTTCGCTGAAGGTGCTGTTCATGGGCTATTCGGCGGGCATCGTGCTGGCCGCGATCTTCACCGTGCTCGCGATCTCGACGCGGATCGGCACCGACTTCCTGGAGACGGTGACGGCGATGTTCAACCCGCTGCCGGCGATCGCGCTGTTGCCGCTGGCCCTGATCTGGTTCGGGCTCGGCAATGGCAGCCTCGTGTTCGTGCTGATCCATTCGGTGCTCTGGCCGGTCGCCCTCAATACCCATTCCGGCTTCAAGAGCGTGTCCAATACGCTGCGCATGGTCGGACGCAATTACGGCCTGCGCGGGCTGCCTTACGTCGCCAAGATCCTGATCCCCGCGGCGTTCGGCTCGATCCTCACCGGCCTCAAGATCGGCTGGGCCTTTGCCTGGCGCACGCTGATCGCGGCCGAGCTGGTGTTCGGCGTGTCGTCGGGGCAGGGCGGGCTCGGCTGGTTCATCTTCGAGAACCGCAATCTCCTGGACATTCCTGCGGTGTTCGCAGGCCTCTTGACCGTGATCATCATTGGGCTCTTTGTCGAGAACCTGATCTTCCGCGCTATCGAGCGGAATACCGTCCAGAAATGGGGCACCCAATCATGA
- a CDS encoding SMP-30/gluconolactonase/LRE family protein, which yields MNFTRRNLMAGAGAMAASTLLARAAGAQSFPFTPNQRYPDPAVQILDPSFGKYRLYSSTVEQVASGMRWAEGPAYFPEGGYLLFSDIPNNRIMKFDEKTGQTSVFRANANYANGNARDRQGRLVTCEHSVTRRITRTEKDGKITVLADKFDGKRLNAPNDIVVKSDDSIWFTDPLFGINGEWEGKKEKAEQATTNVYRIAKDGKITAVLTDLVNPNGLAFSPDEKKLYIVEWKGTPNRSIWSYNVGDDGALSGKTKLIDAADQASLDGFRVDRDGNLWCGWGSNGALQAEPTDIGGRKVFQLRGKSEDLDGVMVFNPDGKPLAFIKLPERCANLCFGGPKNNRLYMASSHSVYALYVEAHGAV from the coding sequence ATGAATTTCACGCGACGTAACCTCATGGCCGGCGCTGGAGCGATGGCCGCGTCCACGCTTCTCGCCCGCGCCGCCGGTGCCCAGTCGTTCCCGTTCACGCCCAATCAGCGCTACCCCGATCCCGCCGTCCAGATCCTCGATCCGAGCTTCGGAAAATACCGGCTCTATTCCTCGACGGTCGAGCAGGTCGCGTCAGGCATGCGCTGGGCCGAGGGGCCCGCCTATTTCCCCGAGGGCGGCTATCTCCTGTTCTCCGACATTCCCAACAACCGGATCATGAAGTTCGACGAGAAGACCGGACAGACCAGCGTCTTCCGCGCCAACGCCAACTACGCCAACGGCAATGCGCGCGATCGCCAGGGCCGTCTCGTCACCTGCGAGCATTCCGTCACCCGCCGCATCACCCGCACCGAGAAGGACGGCAAGATCACCGTCCTCGCCGACAAGTTCGACGGCAAGCGGCTGAACGCGCCGAACGACATCGTGGTGAAGTCCGACGACAGCATCTGGTTCACCGATCCGCTGTTCGGCATCAACGGCGAGTGGGAGGGCAAGAAGGAGAAGGCCGAGCAGGCCACCACCAACGTCTATCGGATCGCCAAGGACGGCAAGATCACCGCCGTCCTCACCGACCTCGTCAATCCGAACGGCCTTGCCTTCTCGCCCGACGAGAAGAAGCTCTACATCGTCGAATGGAAGGGCACGCCGAACCGCAGCATCTGGAGCTACAATGTCGGCGACGACGGTGCCCTCAGCGGCAAGACCAAGCTGATCGACGCCGCCGACCAGGCCTCGCTCGACGGTTTTCGCGTCGACCGCGACGGCAATCTCTGGTGCGGCTGGGGCTCCAACGGCGCGCTGCAGGCCGAGCCCACCGATATCGGCGGCCGCAAGGTGTTTCAGCTCCGGGGCAAGTCCGAGGATCTCGACGGCGTGATGGTGTTCAATCCGGACGGCAAGCCGCTCGCCTTCATCAAGCTGCCCGAACGCTGCGCCAATCTCTGCTTCGGCGGCCCGAAGAACAACCGTCTCTATATGGCCAGCAGCCACTCGGTGTATGCGCTGTATGTCGAGGCGCACGGGGCAGTGTGA
- a CDS encoding ABC transporter substrate-binding protein — protein sequence MIKHLRSKLAAATLIAATALSVSAAHAQQKSEISLSRQPGIFYMPSHIMEKQKLIEKHAAQLGVTGVTTKWITFSGGGAQTDALLAGGVDILNTGTGNLLLLWDRTRGGVKGIVATSAQPMTLISRDANIKSIKDFGPTDKIAVPTVKVSTQAIVLQIAAAEAFGADQWSKLDANTVQLGHPDAYAALSNPKHEVHTHFSIPPFTFLELKNVPGAHVVLSSPDVMGGPLSQAQFFTTTKFADANPKIIQAVRDATKEAQDLIRSDTKQAVEIYKEITGDKTSVEELLDLLKEPGMMEWNLEPQGTMKFAAHLFKTGTLKNQPKAWTDYYLPVAHDLKGN from the coding sequence ATGATCAAGCATCTTCGTAGCAAGCTTGCGGCTGCCACCCTGATCGCCGCAACCGCCCTGTCGGTATCCGCGGCACATGCGCAGCAGAAATCCGAGATCTCGCTGTCGCGCCAGCCCGGCATTTTCTACATGCCGAGCCACATCATGGAAAAGCAGAAGCTGATCGAGAAGCACGCGGCTCAGCTCGGCGTAACCGGCGTCACCACCAAATGGATCACCTTCTCTGGCGGCGGCGCGCAGACCGATGCGCTGCTCGCCGGCGGCGTCGACATCCTCAACACCGGCACCGGCAATCTTCTGCTGCTGTGGGACCGCACCCGCGGCGGCGTGAAGGGCATCGTCGCGACCTCGGCGCAGCCGATGACGCTGATCAGCCGCGACGCCAACATCAAGTCGATCAAGGATTTCGGGCCGACCGACAAGATCGCGGTGCCGACGGTGAAGGTCTCGACCCAGGCGATCGTGCTGCAGATCGCGGCCGCCGAGGCTTTCGGTGCGGACCAATGGTCGAAGCTCGACGCCAACACCGTGCAGCTCGGCCATCCCGACGCCTATGCGGCGCTGTCCAATCCCAAGCACGAGGTGCACACCCACTTCTCGATTCCGCCGTTCACCTTCCTGGAGCTGAAGAACGTGCCGGGCGCGCATGTCGTGCTGTCGTCGCCGGACGTGATGGGCGGCCCGCTCAGCCAGGCGCAATTCTTCACCACGACGAAATTCGCCGATGCCAATCCGAAGATCATCCAGGCCGTGCGCGACGCCACCAAGGAAGCGCAGGATCTGATCCGCAGCGACACCAAGCAGGCGGTCGAGATCTACAAGGAGATCACCGGCGACAAGACCTCGGTCGAGGAGCTGCTCGATCTCCTGAAGGAGCCTGGCATGATGGAGTGGAATCTCGAGCCGCAGGGCACGATGAAGTTCGCCGCCCATCTGTTCAAGACCGGCACGCTGAAGAACCAGCCCAAGGCCTGGACCGACTATTATCTCCCCGTCGCGCACGATCTGAAGGGCAACTGA